In bacterium, the DNA window CGCCCGTCCAGCATGGATCCGGCGCGGTACGCGTCGGGCAGGATCGCCCGGCCAGCAACCAAGCTCGATGCGGGGTTCCGCCTGCGCCCCGCGGGAGCGGTTGCACCAACGGCCGCCGGGCGGCACGCGCCGCGATTGCGGCGCCCGCGCAACCAGCAGGTCAGGATTCGGGTCAACCCGATCCCCGGCGGCGTGCGCGCTCGTCGGGCAACGGAGAGGCGAGCAGTGCCGACGATCAGTCAATTGATCCGCGTTGGACGGGCGGAGATTCGCTCCAAGACGGCGAGTCCGGCCCTCCAGGCCTGCCCCCAGCGGCGGGGCGTGTGCACGCGCGTCTACACGACGACGCCCAAGAAGCCGAACTCGGCGCTGCGCAAGGTCGCGCGCGTTCGGCTGACGAACGGCATCGAGGTGACCGCGTACATCCCCGGCGTCGGCCACAACCTGCAGGAGCACTCGATCGTGCTCATCCGCGGCGGCCGCGTGAAGGACCTTCCGGGCGTGCGCTACCACATCGTGCGCGGCACGCTGGATGCCTCCGGGGTC includes these proteins:
- the rpsL gene encoding 30S ribosomal protein S12, whose amino-acid sequence is MPTISQLIRVGRAEIRSKTASPALQACPQRRGVCTRVYTTTPKKPNSALRKVARVRLTNGIEVTAYIPGVGHNLQEHSIVLIRGGRVKDLPGVRYHIVRGTLDASGVDGRRQGRSKYGAKRPKS